One Lujinxingia sediminis DNA window includes the following coding sequences:
- a CDS encoding radical SAM protein, whose translation MATSYELKQHVETLLDDERGTIFKEAPHRVALVYPSPYRVGMSSLGFQTIYRVLNQRDDIVCERSFLPDDPDLYRQSNTPLFTYESETPVGDCDVIAFSLSYELELIGIMTCLELAAIPLRAEDRGENWPLVIIGGPITFSNPLPAGPFADVIVMGEGEELINVLIDWWKDYDDRERYLRDVAMLPGVYVPSIHGETFRTVAQARDTCLPAYSPIITPHTELSSMHLVENGRGCHRGCSFCVMRRTTNGGMRAVAPERVLATVPDYATRVGLVGAATSDHPKILDILRALVDSGREVGLSSLRADRLGDEFVGLLAKGGARTLTVASDGSSQRMRDFAKKHIKEKHLRRCAELVRDHNMKLLKLYMVIGYPGETLDDMDEMIDFMLELSSICKVALGMSPLVAKKNTPLDGSPFEDHKSLETKIKHVHKKLGRKVDIRATSVRWSWIEHAISQGGFDMADAAQAAYTNGAGYSAWKRAIRDHKKGAPPLRVPESERLQPGAILPEELASI comes from the coding sequence ATGGCCACCAGCTACGAACTTAAGCAACACGTCGAAACCCTCCTCGATGACGAGCGCGGCACCATCTTCAAAGAGGCGCCCCACCGCGTCGCGCTCGTCTACCCATCGCCCTACCGCGTCGGCATGAGCTCGCTGGGCTTTCAGACGATCTACCGCGTGCTCAATCAGCGCGATGATATCGTCTGCGAGCGTAGCTTCTTGCCTGACGATCCCGACCTCTACCGACAGTCCAACACTCCGCTCTTCACCTACGAGTCTGAGACACCGGTGGGCGACTGCGACGTCATCGCCTTCTCGCTCTCTTATGAGCTCGAACTCATCGGCATCATGACCTGCCTGGAGCTCGCCGCCATCCCGCTTCGCGCGGAAGACCGCGGCGAGAACTGGCCGCTTGTGATCATCGGCGGCCCCATCACCTTCTCCAACCCCCTGCCGGCCGGTCCCTTTGCCGATGTCATTGTGATGGGCGAGGGCGAAGAGCTCATCAACGTGCTCATCGACTGGTGGAAGGATTATGACGATCGCGAGCGCTACCTGCGCGATGTCGCGATGCTCCCGGGCGTCTACGTGCCCTCGATCCACGGGGAGACCTTCCGCACCGTCGCCCAGGCCCGCGACACCTGCCTGCCTGCCTACAGCCCCATCATCACCCCGCATACCGAGCTCAGCTCCATGCACCTTGTCGAAAACGGACGAGGCTGCCACCGCGGCTGCTCCTTCTGCGTGATGCGCCGCACCACCAACGGCGGCATGCGCGCCGTCGCCCCCGAGCGTGTGCTCGCGACCGTCCCCGACTACGCCACCCGCGTGGGTCTTGTGGGAGCCGCAACAAGCGACCACCCCAAGATTCTTGATATTTTACGCGCACTTGTCGACTCCGGCCGCGAAGTTGGCCTCTCCAGCCTGCGCGCCGATCGCCTCGGTGACGAGTTCGTGGGCCTGCTCGCAAAAGGCGGCGCTCGCACCCTCACTGTGGCCAGCGACGGCTCCAGCCAGCGCATGCGCGATTTTGCCAAAAAGCATATCAAAGAGAAGCACCTTCGCCGCTGCGCCGAGCTGGTGCGCGACCACAACATGAAGCTGCTCAAGCTCTACATGGTCATCGGCTACCCCGGCGAAACCCTCGACGATATGGATGAGATGATCGACTTCATGCTCGAGCTCTCATCGATCTGCAAAGTCGCCCTGGGCATGAGCCCGCTGGTCGCCAAAAAGAACACCCCCCTCGACGGCTCACCCTTTGAGGATCACAAGAGCCTGGAGACCAAGATCAAACACGTGCACAAAAAGCTCGGCCGTAAGGTCGACATCCGGGCCACCTCGGTGCGCTGGTCCTGGATCGAGCACGCGATCTCTCAGGGAGGCTTCGACATGGCCGACGCCGCCCAGGCCGCCTACACCAACGGCGCGGGCTACAGTGCCTGGAAGCGCGCTATCCGCGACCATAAAAAAGGGGCGCCCCCGCTGCGCGTCCCGGAAAGCGAGCGGCTGCAACCCGGTGCCATCCTCCCCGAAGAGCTCGCCAGCATCTAA
- a CDS encoding DUF3108 domain-containing protein: MRARRGAVIAALALVALWALPGGIAEAAEPGERARYRVSYGPAHLADLALEVGCEREAQVQGRLFARSRGMASQVHPFRVQLDTVVRVGEGAVRAQTFIEEDGVPRRYRSHFGGEPRVRTEWEFRGVTRREQALLPGRGHDLLSWMLALRERVGRGESLEARQRFVVWDGWKLVYLDAIPAEVEERWTPVGSVRAQRFVLQRTHLSHGVDQAARPSGEGAEELGAIWMELSERALPVEMAFLAPIGRVRIALQAHQAGSCE, encoded by the coding sequence ATGAGAGCAAGGCGGGGGGCGGTGATCGCAGCGTTGGCGCTGGTGGCGCTGTGGGCGTTGCCCGGTGGCATTGCCGAGGCGGCGGAGCCGGGAGAGCGGGCGCGCTACCGGGTGAGCTACGGGCCGGCGCATCTGGCGGATCTAGCGCTGGAGGTCGGTTGCGAGCGTGAGGCGCAGGTGCAGGGGAGGCTTTTTGCCAGGAGCCGGGGGATGGCCAGTCAGGTGCATCCCTTTCGGGTGCAGCTGGATACGGTCGTGCGCGTGGGTGAGGGGGCGGTGCGGGCGCAGACGTTCATCGAGGAGGATGGGGTGCCGCGCCGCTACCGAAGCCATTTTGGCGGGGAGCCCCGGGTGCGCACCGAGTGGGAGTTTCGGGGGGTGACGCGGCGCGAGCAGGCGCTGTTGCCGGGACGCGGACACGACCTGTTGAGCTGGATGCTGGCGTTGAGGGAGCGGGTGGGGCGTGGCGAGTCGCTGGAGGCTCGGCAACGTTTTGTGGTGTGGGACGGCTGGAAGCTGGTGTACCTGGACGCGATTCCGGCCGAGGTGGAGGAGCGCTGGACGCCGGTGGGGTCGGTGCGGGCGCAGCGCTTTGTGTTGCAGCGGACACACTTAAGCCACGGCGTCGATCAGGCTGCGCGGCCCTCGGGAGAGGGGGCGGAAGAGCTGGGAGCGATCTGGATGGAGCTCTCGGAGCGTGCGTTGCCGGTGGAGATGGCCTTTCTGGCACCGATTGGCCGGGTGCGCATCGCGTTGCAGGCGCATCAGGCGGGAAGCTGCGAGTAG
- a CDS encoding Bor/Iss family lipoprotein, with the protein MNRHVLMMVAMLALLLVGSTGCISNTFDYPSRQADGRMMEESRTFFIYGLVDGNDRPVVAHELCNGPVKSVETVHTFGNMCISCVTISIYTPNTVRVTCASGTAHNFYLDEDDAVVGHEVVDGDTGEVVQSEFKSDFI; encoded by the coding sequence ATGAACCGACATGTTCTGATGATGGTGGCGATGCTGGCGCTTTTGCTCGTCGGCTCCACCGGGTGTATTAGTAACACCTTTGATTACCCCAGCCGTCAGGCCGACGGTCGCATGATGGAAGAGTCGCGGACCTTCTTTATTTACGGTCTGGTCGATGGAAACGATCGTCCTGTGGTAGCTCACGAGCTCTGCAACGGGCCTGTGAAGAGCGTGGAGACGGTGCACACGTTTGGGAATATGTGCATCAGCTGCGTGACGATCTCAATTTACACGCCGAATACGGTGCGGGTGACCTGCGCGTCGGGTACCGCGCACAACTTCTACCTCGATGAAGACGATGCCGTCGTCGGACATGAGGTCGTCGATGGGGACACCGGCGAAGTCGTGCAGAGCGAGTTCAAGTCGGACTTCATCTAA
- a CDS encoding superoxide dismutase family protein, whose translation MKTMRLLMMSLLSAGVFASAACSSSQPTEDESVSEQTAAEESAEAGEMEHAEGDDHGAMAETPAADEAELLEATARVINGEGEEIGQVMFKEVAGGGVQVSGMVSGLTPGLHGFHVHENTVCEAPDFTSAGGHFNPASHEHGGPASEHTARHAGDFGNITANEEGVAEFSFVDTMISLSEGMNNVAGQALIVHVGEDDLVSQPTGAAGARAGCAVITLVD comes from the coding sequence ATGAAGACGATGCGACTTTTGATGATGAGCCTTCTGAGCGCCGGTGTGTTTGCGAGCGCGGCGTGCAGCTCTTCGCAGCCCACTGAAGATGAGAGCGTGAGCGAGCAGACCGCCGCCGAGGAGAGCGCGGAGGCTGGCGAGATGGAGCACGCCGAGGGCGACGATCATGGCGCGATGGCGGAAACGCCTGCAGCCGATGAGGCCGAGCTGCTTGAGGCCACCGCTCGTGTGATCAATGGCGAAGGCGAAGAGATCGGTCAGGTGATGTTCAAAGAGGTCGCCGGTGGTGGCGTGCAGGTCTCGGGCATGGTCAGCGGTTTGACCCCGGGGCTTCACGGCTTCCATGTGCATGAGAACACGGTGTGTGAGGCGCCCGACTTCACCTCGGCCGGTGGTCACTTCAACCCGGCCTCGCACGAGCATGGTGGGCCGGCCAGCGAGCATACTGCTCGCCATGCCGGCGACTTTGGCAACATCACCGCCAACGAAGAAGGCGTGGCGGAGTTCAGCTTTGTCGACACGATGATCAGCCTGAGCGAAGGCATGAACAACGTGGCCGGTCAGGCGCTGATCGTGCACGTCGGCGAAGATGATCTGGTCAGCCAGCCCACCGGCGCCGCCGGCGCGCGTGCGGGCTGCGCGGTGATCACGCTGGTCGACTAA
- the gshB gene encoding glutathione synthase — MKIAYVMDPLSQVNVFADTTFALMLGAQARGHEVFYVRPESLEARGDEAFATIQPVELRQEPGNAVSFGEARHVSLDEVDVVWMRKDPPFDDTYLYEVMLLELAEERGTLVLNRPRGLRDANEKLYALHFSAHTPKTLVSSHAEAIKSFAEEVGGRAVLKPLDGHGGSGIFVIGTEDRNLNAMIEVSTAGGTKRVMVQEYLPAARQGDKRVIMLDGEPLGAILRVPLEQEHRSNIHVGGRVEKTSLSAREREICEAVGPRLKRDGLYFVGLDLIGERLTEVNVTSPTGIQEMSRLDGIDGPGVVMAWIENELAK, encoded by the coding sequence ATGAAGATCGCCTATGTGATGGACCCTTTGAGCCAGGTCAACGTCTTTGCGGACACGACCTTTGCGTTGATGCTGGGCGCTCAGGCCCGCGGCCACGAGGTCTTTTATGTGCGCCCGGAGTCGCTGGAGGCGCGTGGCGATGAGGCTTTTGCCACGATTCAACCGGTGGAGCTTCGCCAGGAACCGGGCAACGCGGTGAGCTTCGGGGAGGCGCGCCACGTCTCGCTCGATGAGGTCGATGTGGTGTGGATGCGCAAAGACCCGCCCTTTGATGACACGTACCTCTATGAGGTGATGCTTCTGGAGTTGGCCGAGGAGCGGGGCACGCTGGTGCTCAACCGCCCGCGCGGGCTTCGCGACGCCAACGAGAAGCTCTACGCGCTGCATTTCAGCGCGCATACGCCCAAAACTCTGGTGTCGAGCCACGCCGAGGCGATTAAGAGCTTTGCCGAGGAGGTGGGCGGGCGCGCAGTGCTCAAACCTCTGGATGGGCACGGCGGCTCGGGGATCTTTGTGATCGGCACCGAGGATCGCAACCTCAACGCGATGATCGAGGTCTCCACCGCCGGGGGCACGAAACGGGTGATGGTGCAGGAGTATTTGCCGGCGGCGCGCCAGGGCGATAAGCGCGTGATCATGCTCGACGGGGAGCCCCTGGGAGCCATTTTGCGCGTGCCGCTGGAACAGGAGCATCGCAGCAACATTCATGTGGGAGGTCGGGTGGAGAAGACGTCTCTCAGCGCGCGGGAGCGCGAGATCTGCGAGGCGGTCGGACCGCGACTCAAGCGCGACGGGCTCTATTTTGTGGGGCTTGATCTGATTGGCGAGCGTCTTACCGAGGTCAACGTCACGAGCCCCACCGGCATTCAGGAGATGAGCCGTCTCGACGGCATCGACGGACCTGGCGTGGTGATGGCGTGGATCGAGAACGAACTCGCGAAGTGA